Proteins from one Impatiens glandulifera chromosome 2, dImpGla2.1, whole genome shotgun sequence genomic window:
- the LOC124924402 gene encoding pectinesterase 2-like, translating into MTVLMWVIPYRPHPRCDTYLYVALDGSEDYESIAAAVNATTPFNPLRTCIFIKKGQYEESVTVPSEKINVVFLGDGINRTIITSNNLFNTTSTGTLKILGTGFLAMDLTIRNTARPGEGEEAVALENWGDESIFYRCSFTGNSRTLYAVGFKQFYRASEIHGSTYFIYGGAQAVFQNCVIKTVQSGEKDIVVSGNVRSYPSQQSGFFFQMCKFVNPLALFTSGTALSVYLGAPITPYSTEIVMQSYLDSSVIGWKLYSPTFSQCPNTAFFAEFKNNGVGTTNRNLSS; encoded by the exons atGACCGTCCTCATGTGGGTGATTCCTTACCGTCCTCATCCTCgttgtgacacatatttatacGTTGCATTGGATGGTTCTGAGGACTACGAATCTATCGCTGCGGCTGTTAATGCAACAACACCGTTTAATCCCCTGAGAACATGCATTTTCATAAAAAAGGGACAATACGAAGAAAGTGTAACGGTACCGTCTGAAAAAATCAATGTAGTGTTTTTAGGTGATGGGATAAATAGAACAATAATAACTTCCAACAATCTGTTCAACACTACATCAACAGGAACATTAA AAATTCTAGGAACAGGGTTCTTGGCAATGGATCTAACAATTCGCAACACTGCAAGACCCGGCGAAGGTGAAGAAGCCGTGGCGCTAGAGAATTGGGGGGACGAATCAATTTTCTATCGATGCAGTTTCACGGGCAATAGTAGGACATTGTATGCAGTGGGATTTAAACAATTCTATAGGGCCAGTGAAATACATGGCTCAACGTATTTCATTTATGGTGGTGCCCAAGCCGTATTCCAAAACTGCGTCATTAAAACGGTACAAAGTGGTGAGAAAGATATTGTGGTATCGGGAAATGTTCGAAGCTACCCTTCTCAACAATCCggatttttctttcaaatgtGCAAGTTTGTAAATCCGTTGGCATTATTTACTTCGGGGACAGCATTATCCGTCTACCTTGGAGCCCCAATTACTCCCTACTCAACAGAAATAGTCATGCAATCTTATTTGGACAGCTCAGTGATCGGTTGGAAATTATATTCTCCTACATTTTCTCAATGTCCCAACACGGCTTTCTTCGCCGAATTCAAGAACAATGGAGTAGGTACAACGAATCGGAACTTGTCCTCGTGA